A genomic region of Arachis stenosperma cultivar V10309 chromosome 9, arast.V10309.gnm1.PFL2, whole genome shotgun sequence contains the following coding sequences:
- the LOC130948870 gene encoding early nodulin-like protein 7 has protein sequence MASRHFGMVCSCMIMMMIIFLGASSAVEGARDFKVGDHLGWHEPGPNNISYYIQWAQRNRFQIGDSLVFEYQNDSVLVVEKWKYFHCDTNNPITSYDDGNSTVILDRSGFFYFISGTENHCHNGQKLIVEVISPQHMEILRPAASPAPAEDASSSSELAPSPYYHHHHHHHGSNASSSTSRFMMIGSAVTVLLVTFVVVLVLAP, from the exons ATGGCTTCACGACATTTTGGAATGGTGTGTAGTTGCATgattatgatgatgataattTTCTTGGGTGCTAGTTCAGCTGTTGAAGGTGCTAGAGATTTTAAGGTTGGTGATCACTTGGGATGGCATGAACCTGGTCCCAATAATATTTCATATTACATTCAATGGGCTCAAAGGAACAGATTCCAAATTGGTGACTCTCTCG TATTTGAGTACCAAAATGACTCAGTTCTAGTTGTTGAAAAATGGAAATACTTCCATTGTGATACAAACAATCCCATAACATCTTATGATGATGGAAACAGCACAGTGATTCTTGATAGGTCCGGTTTCTTCTACTTCATAAGTGGAACAGAGAATCACTGTCACAATGGGCAGAAACTTATTGTGGAAGTTATATCGCCACAGCACATGGAAATTCTTCGGCCGGCCGCCTCCCCTGCGCCGGCCGAAGACGCTTCTTCATCATCAGAACTGGCTCCTTCACcctattatcatcatcatcatcatcatcatggcTCCAATGCTTCTTCATCCACATCACGTTTCATGATGATTGGTTCAGCAGTTACGGTTCTTCTTGTCACCTTTGTAGTTGTGCTAGTTTTAGCACCATGA